From a region of the Balaenoptera musculus isolate JJ_BM4_2016_0621 chromosome 15, mBalMus1.pri.v3, whole genome shotgun sequence genome:
- the LOC118882046 gene encoding LOW QUALITY PROTEIN: putative caspase-16 (The sequence of the model RefSeq protein was modified relative to this genomic sequence to represent the inferred CDS: substituted 1 base at 1 genomic stop codon): protein MAHGGPQRQLLGADRXEVQPEALVQELSCCRALWGRPKIFLLQVCRGVSRGRWRGTQTLPWLWLWLRAPPATPSPTDVLHIYADMLGSFSRGPTPGSPNQADILMVYAATEGKGIAFRDEKGSDFIQTLVEVLRADPRGDLLELMTEVSWQVCKLDVLGPDCDERRKACLEICSSLRHRLCLQA from the exons ATGGCCCACGGGGGGCCTCAGCGACAGCTACTGGGGGCTGATAGGTAAGAGGTGCAGCCAGAGGCGCTGGTGCAGGAGCTGAGCTGCTGTAGGGCCCTGTGGGGCCGCCCCAAGATCTTCCTGCTTCAGGTTTGCCGTGGGGTGAGCAGG GGACGCTGGCGTGGGACGCAAACTCTCCCCTGGTTGTGGCTCTGGCTGCGGGCACCACCAGCCACCCCCTCCCCGACCGATGTCCTCCACATCTATGCTGATATGCTAG GCAGCTTCTCCAGGGGCCCCACTCCAGGGAGCCCTAACCAAGCAGACATCTTGATGGTCTACGCAGCCACTGAAGGTAAGGGGATAG CCTTTCGGGATGAGAAGGGCTCAGACTTTATCCAGACACTGGTGGAGGTCCTCAGAGCTGACCCCAGGGGAGACCTCCTGGAGCTGATGACTGAg GTCAGTTGGCAGGTGTGCAAGCTAGACGTGCTGGGTCCCGACTGTGATGAGCGCCGCAAGGCCTGTCTGGAGATCTGCAGCTCGTTGAGGCACCGGCTCTGCCTGCAGGCCTGA